A window from Bacteroidota bacterium encodes these proteins:
- the paaA gene encoding 1,2-phenylacetyl-CoA epoxidase subunit PaaA, with translation MYGNAYIEPDAKPAQNGQAEDPAKLAEFEARIARGEKIEPDDWMPAEYRRQLLRMIEQHAHSEIIGALPEGTWITRAPTLKRKLALIAKVQDEVGHGHLLYSAAETLGKTREAMINDLISGKSKYSNIFNYPAKTWADIAVIGFLVDAGAIVNQLANAKGSYGPYCRALERICYEESFHLKQGYDAFVALAVGTPVQREMLQDALNRWWFPPMMHFFGPPDTISVHTEKLMRWKVKMASNEEMRQDFIEQYVPKIWELGMTLPDPALRKDEATGKWEYTQPDWDEFFRVINGDGPCNKERLAVRRYAEENGRWVREALMSTTQKRMVPYA, from the coding sequence ATGTACGGAAACGCCTACATCGAACCAGATGCAAAGCCTGCTCAGAATGGACAGGCCGAAGATCCCGCTAAGTTAGCCGAGTTCGAAGCTCGCATTGCGCGTGGCGAAAAGATCGAGCCGGACGACTGGATGCCCGCGGAATATCGCCGCCAACTTCTGCGCATGATCGAGCAGCACGCCCATTCCGAGATCATCGGCGCGCTGCCGGAAGGGACGTGGATCACACGCGCGCCAACGCTCAAGCGCAAACTCGCGCTGATTGCCAAAGTGCAGGATGAAGTCGGGCACGGGCACTTGCTCTACTCCGCCGCCGAAACGCTCGGCAAAACGCGCGAGGCGATGATCAACGATCTCATTTCGGGCAAGTCGAAGTATAGCAATATCTTCAACTATCCCGCGAAGACGTGGGCCGACATTGCCGTGATCGGCTTTTTGGTCGATGCCGGCGCGATCGTCAACCAGCTTGCAAACGCGAAGGGCAGCTACGGCCCATACTGCCGCGCGCTTGAGAGAATCTGCTATGAAGAGTCTTTTCATCTCAAGCAAGGCTACGATGCGTTCGTCGCGCTGGCAGTCGGGACGCCGGTGCAGCGCGAGATGCTGCAGGACGCGCTGAACCGCTGGTGGTTTCCGCCGATGATGCACTTCTTCGGTCCGCCGGACACGATCTCGGTCCACACCGAAAAGCTGATGCGCTGGAAAGTGAAGATGGCGAGCAACGAAGAGATGCGGCAGGACTTCATCGAGCAGTATGTGCCGAAGATTTGGGAGCTTGGAATGACACTGCCCGACCCCGCACTCCGCAAGGACGAAGCGACCGGCAAGTGGGAATACACGCAGCCCGACTGGGATGAATTCTTCCGCGTCATCAATGGCGATGGCCCGTGCAACAAGGAGCGCCTGGCCGTCCGCCGCTACGCCGAGGAGAACGGCCGCTGGGTCCGCGAGGCGCTAATGAGTACGACGCAGAAACGGATGGTACCGTACGCCTAA
- a CDS encoding TetR/AcrR family transcriptional regulator translates to MKTVARRDQIRLKAQTLFRERGYSATSMRDLADGIGIEAASLYNHIGSKEEILRDICFAMAESFFAAIEPVMRSSIDPKEKLRAAMEAHFGVITFNADASAVFLHEWRHMGEPYITDFKLMRRRYERMFRSILEEGMDRGLFRRIDPILATHTLLSATNWTYESYRTQRKPTLEELNQITTILIEGIIAR, encoded by the coding sequence GTGAAAACTGTCGCCAGAAGAGATCAGATTCGCCTGAAAGCTCAGACATTGTTCCGCGAGCGCGGATACAGCGCGACATCCATGCGCGATCTTGCCGATGGGATCGGGATCGAGGCTGCGAGCCTCTACAATCATATCGGTTCGAAAGAAGAAATCCTCCGCGACATTTGCTTCGCAATGGCCGAATCATTTTTTGCGGCAATCGAGCCCGTGATGCGTAGCTCGATCGATCCAAAGGAAAAGCTCCGCGCTGCGATGGAAGCTCACTTCGGAGTGATTACCTTTAACGCGGATGCCTCCGCCGTGTTCCTGCACGAGTGGCGGCACATGGGCGAGCCCTACATCACCGATTTCAAATTGATGCGGCGCCGGTACGAACGAATGTTCCGTTCGATTCTTGAAGAAGGAATGGATCGCGGCTTGTTCAGACGCATCGATCCAATCCTCGCAACCCATACCCTCCTTTCCGCGACCAATTGGACATACGAGTCGTATCGCACGCAGCGGAAACCCACTCTGGAAGAGCTGAACCAGATCACCACAATATTGATCGAAGGAATAATCGCCAGATAA
- a CDS encoding ATP-grasp domain-containing protein yields MARQTVVALLYNDIPSTPAAEDRSSADAPVDLTAEALGFTPYFDLEDIPAEQEYANIETALVDAGYKVASYNVKDRFERLFKFLARRKIDVVFNLVEFFHGRPEQEMNVASFYELLEIPYTGAPPFTLALCQNKPLAKAILRSRDLPTPRSITIRTMDDFKSRHNLHYPLIVKPACEDGSGGIENASIVSSMKALKARTEFVLEDFKMDVLIEEYIEGRELNVAVLGNGASRRALPISEITFEDMPEHLYKIVSFQAKWDTLHEAYHKTIPSCPADLPPETAKRAQDLAMKATDALGTRDYARVDMRMNKDGELFILEVNPNPNLSEGTGIARSAKAARIPFKDLLGTIVESALERAKHREAA; encoded by the coding sequence TTGGCTCGTCAGACCGTCGTTGCACTTCTTTATAACGATATCCCATCCACGCCTGCCGCGGAGGATCGATCGTCCGCGGATGCACCGGTCGATCTGACCGCCGAAGCACTCGGGTTCACGCCGTATTTCGATCTTGAAGATATTCCCGCCGAGCAGGAATATGCGAATATCGAAACGGCGCTCGTCGATGCTGGCTATAAGGTTGCGAGCTATAACGTGAAAGATCGGTTCGAACGGCTGTTTAAGTTTCTTGCGCGCCGCAAAATCGATGTGGTCTTTAATCTCGTTGAATTCTTCCATGGGCGTCCCGAGCAGGAGATGAACGTGGCTTCGTTCTATGAGTTACTCGAGATTCCCTATACTGGCGCGCCACCGTTCACGCTCGCGTTATGTCAGAATAAACCGCTTGCGAAGGCGATCCTTCGCTCTCGCGATCTGCCGACGCCGCGCTCGATCACCATTCGCACAATGGATGATTTCAAGTCGCGGCATAACCTTCATTATCCACTGATCGTCAAGCCCGCTTGCGAAGATGGCTCCGGAGGCATCGAGAACGCGAGTATTGTTAGTTCGATGAAGGCTCTGAAGGCACGTACCGAATTCGTCCTTGAAGATTTTAAGATGGACGTGCTGATCGAAGAATATATCGAAGGTCGCGAGTTGAACGTGGCTGTGCTTGGTAATGGCGCTTCGCGCCGCGCGTTGCCGATCTCCGAGATCACATTCGAAGACATGCCCGAGCACCTCTATAAAATCGTTAGCTTCCAGGCGAAGTGGGATACGCTCCACGAGGCATACCACAAGACAATCCCTTCATGTCCCGCCGATCTGCCACCGGAAACAGCCAAGCGTGCCCAGGATCTGGCCATGAAAGCAACCGACGCACTTGGCACCCGCGACTATGCGCGCGTCGATATGCGGATGAATAAAGATGGCGAGTTGTTTATCCTCGAAGTCAATCCAAACCCGAATCTCTCCGAAGGCACCGGCATCGCTCGCAGCGCCAAGGCCGCGCGGATTCCCTTCAAGGATTTGCTCGGCACCATCGTCGAGAGCGCGCTGGAACGGGCGAAGCATCGGGAAGCGGCGTAA
- a CDS encoding SIMPL domain-containing protein (The SIMPL domain is named for its presence in mouse protein SIMPL (signalling molecule that associates with mouse pelle-like kinase). Bacterial member BP26, from Brucella, was shown to assemble into a channel-like structure, while YggE from E. coli has been associated with resistance to oxidative stress.), with the protein MHTRLYCQIFLGLLIAAIFTTEFSSTASAQDRTLTVLASGSSSAVADHVTLALTVSSGDVTATGLFVRQNDVVARLKKALEGAGIAAQDITEQPFHLTPNYEYGQNGTRIIGYRIDTPLEVTLDHVDDLARMIDLATASGASQIAVGSFSSGGGYSLHGEAVKAAIANARKEAAGIAKEMGKTLGDIVSVSETEDAAKAAPAGRGEEEERRESRATAPQPNTMSEKAELKVVFELK; encoded by the coding sequence ATGCATACACGGCTTTATTGTCAAATCTTTTTGGGTCTGCTGATCGCAGCGATCTTCACAACAGAGTTCTCCAGTACCGCCAGCGCGCAGGATCGAACGCTGACGGTCCTTGCCAGCGGCTCTTCAAGCGCCGTTGCCGATCACGTCACACTTGCGTTGACCGTTTCGAGCGGTGATGTCACGGCCACCGGCCTCTTTGTTCGGCAAAACGATGTCGTCGCACGTCTCAAGAAGGCACTGGAGGGAGCGGGTATTGCTGCGCAGGATATCACCGAGCAGCCATTTCACTTGACCCCGAACTATGAGTATGGACAGAATGGCACTCGCATTATCGGCTATCGCATTGATACGCCGTTGGAAGTCACGCTCGATCATGTCGATGATCTTGCTCGGATGATCGATCTCGCAACGGCAAGTGGAGCATCGCAAATTGCCGTTGGCAGTTTCTCGAGTGGCGGCGGCTATTCCTTGCATGGCGAAGCCGTTAAGGCCGCCATCGCAAACGCTCGCAAGGAAGCCGCCGGCATTGCGAAAGAGATGGGCAAGACGCTTGGTGATATCGTTTCTGTATCTGAAACCGAAGATGCCGCCAAGGCCGCGCCGGCTGGACGCGGCGAAGAAGAAGAGCGACGGGAGTCCCGCGCGACGGCTCCGCAGCCCAACACCATGAGTGAAAAGGCAGAACTTAAAGTAGTATTTGAACTCAAATAG